ATCTTCTGTTCATGTAATGGAATGTAGCGCATGGTCTCAATAACTCCCCAGTGTGTTATGCACATTTGATTGTGCTGCAGTATTTGATGGATTAAaagaagtaaataaataaataaatttaaagccatggtgttatttatttattattattattttttttttttaaatggagcaTGGTTTTCCAGATAGAACCCGTCTTACCTTCTTTCAGTCTCTGCAGTTCTTCAGTTTGGATTTTAAACTGCTGTTCCAGCACACTGCATTTAGCACAacctgtggaaaaaaagaatagacaTGCATAAATTCAATGACAAATCTTGACTTTATACTGTACCTACGCAGGCCTGGCTAATTGGGGCATGGTCTCAATAATCCTGCAGTAAGCACTGTACATTAGGAATAGTAAAGATGTTTAACTGTACTTGAATGAAATCTGGTTGCTTTAGTCAGGATTACACTCAAACATATTTTACCCAACCATATTAAGTTCCCTTCAACTTCAGTTTTGGACattcctggtttattcccaTTGGTTCCCACGGAAAGTTTTCAATTTTGAAAATTCCCAGAATTTCACAGCCCTTTTAAACCAACCTGGACTTATAGCCAGTTGAGTTCTCTGACTCATCACAggcagttttagtttttttgttcttgtgacAGCATCTCCAGCCCTTGAGGACACTGTAGCATCTGAAGACAAGACAAACTATtagaagcaaataaaaagccatAAAATTACATGACGGTGTCAGCAAGTCCCACAAATGCCAAGGTCATTAAACTTGCCAGACCCCTGCAGCGTGTATTTAGGACTACGTCAATCAATTCCAACCAACCGTCTTTTGAGGTTTTAGCCGTCGGTGCTCGCTGACATTGCGTAGCCTGCGTCAAGCTTTTGATGGTGCTTGTTGCATCCGCAGAAGGCGCTGGTGCCACAACATGACTGCATGACGTGGGGACACCTGAAAGAACACGGAGAGCAGCCACTCGGTCAGTAACGTAGCAGTCTAACTATACAGGGGGTGAATCTTTTTCCCCACTGTTACCAGTTTTGGTCTTCTTCTTGGCTATAAATTGCCCATCTCTACTTAAGTCACGCTTCCTTGCTTGGGGGATGTTGACCACAGCATTAGACGCTAAGGAGACaaagttacattttgtttttttaattaaagaagtcattcattttaaaccTGACCAAGAGGACAAGCCATTGAATTATCAATGTAACCACActactcacactcacacactcacacacacacacacaaaaaaggttaGTGTACTTGACTTTCCGGtgacatttcaggatgaacctaaagtGCACTAGATCCTTTACAGGTTAACTTAatcttctctaaacttttgaatgtccaACGGTtcgtttcagtacttttttcaaCTTGCTCTTTCTAaaaaggagctgaatggcaaaagtcAAAACTCTTTTTCCTCTATCAACCCAATagatttcctggttcaattggAATTcatatttaaacagtcctccaAATCATGGTATTCACATTTTGACCTCATGAGCTAAGAAGATCCTAATGCGAGaacaaacaggatgttctcagacgAAAGTTGCCACAGATACAGGGAGACTGggagagtcacagaaaggtagACTAGTGGACATCCTTCGAAATTTTAATGGATTAAACACCTGAAgttgaattttgccattcagctacTTGTTGGAGAACAGCAAGttttgcaaaaagtactgaaacactgaagaACAGGACATATGCactcaaaagtttagagaatcCCAAATTAAGTTTACcaggaaatttcacctgaaagatgtatactgtatgtcgattttttatttttatttttttaatattctttgAGTGTCTCTGGTGCACCGTGTGTAACACAACATCTTCATACTGACGTTTTTTATCAGCACTTGAGGAAGCCAGCGTGCTGCTCCTTGTCGATGGCTGTCTGAGATGCGGGAGGCTTGACGGTCTTCCACTGAGCAGTGGCCTCCCCACTCCAGACTTTGGCAGCCTCGATACTTGCGTCAATGCAGTGCGAAGACAAGGTTGCGCCATAAAACTATCGGCACACAACTATGAGAATTCACTCTACTTACCTGTGGTGGTTGCTCGCAGGTTGGATGAACTGGACACTGCTGAACTCTtaaatggacaaaaaataaataaatacaagtcaTTTTTCAATTGGAGTCTTCAAATGTGCAGAGGTAGTTTTAgtgactgacttttttttttttttaagcagcgGCGGGGGAAcccagtcacatgacttgagtGACTCGCAAGTTTTAGGGCTTGGGAGTTGCTGTGCTAAAACTCATGAAACACTTGACTAACTTGATATTGCTGGGACTCAACTTAATTTCCTGTAGACTTGAACCACACAGCTTGACAAGCCTGTTTCCATTTgaacatctttttaaaaatagtgtgccatttgttttatttttgaaagttaTTGTTAGTGTAACATGCGTGTAAGTAACATGCACGAACTTAACCCGCCAGTATCCTATGAAGTGGAGTGCAAGTGGCAACCTCATCAAGTATCAAGGAAGAACGAAGCAGAAAAACTTGCACGGTTTGCAGCTCAAAGATGAGACGACAACGTCATCAGTCACTATAAAACCGCCAAAGTTTTGATAGTGTAGCGACGTTAACTTCACAGTTTAGCTAACAGATAGCTGCTCAAAGATTAAATAAGCTTCATGTCAGTTATGAGTTTATGAAGTCTAAAGAAATAGACAATACGGAGACTGGTTGGggaccataaaaaaaattaaaacttttacTGTGAATGTGTACTTAACGCAAGTAACAAATAGATACTGAGTGCAAAGCAGCTCGCACGAATGAATAAACGCTATGCTGTGGCTGAGCAACAGAGATTTTTGCTTTCACAGTAATTTGCTTATGACATGCATATACCTGTGCACAAAGTatatatgtgacttactccacCTCTGCTTATTAGACCCCCAATCTTACCAGTCCTTTTATTTACCTCCTGAAGTGTGCTAGTCAAAATTTGTCTCGACAAGGGGAGACCCGATGCCGGCACCTCGCCCCGTCCTGGAAGCAACGTTGTCGGCTTGAACTTCATCAGCAGTGATGGAGCTTTCGACGAAGGCGGCAGCGATTTTACAGCAGGTTGAGACAAGGATATCTTTCGACCAGAGGTGATGTTTGGTGGTACATGGGGCTGCATCTGAACTTCTGGCTTACTGGCAGCATCCCCATACGGTCTTTCCTGAGCCGCCAGCAATTTGCTCTTATCCGGCCTGGCGGCGTAGGGGACCATTTTACCGCAAGTCAATGGCGTTGAAGAACATAAATTCTCATGCGTGAAATCGATAATGTCATCTAAATAAAAAGCTTTGCTGTTGTCATCTGGATCCACGCTTTGGTCAAAAGTCTGAGATTGCGAATTATCCTTCGCCTCACATTGACCAGGCCTGGATGCTGCCGCTTTGCAGACACTGGCCTCAAACTTGCCTTGAAGGTGCTCAACCACCTTGGCATCAGCGTTGGCGTCTGTGCTGCTGGGCTCTGTCGGAGGTTTAGTGTGAGGTTGGCTGTCACTTGAACTGCTTATCGACATGGTTCTCATGCCATTTGCATCAAAAGTGCTGTGGTGACCGTCACTTGAGCGGCTTTCAGACATGCTTATTGTGCCGTTGGCCTTAGGTGGTTTAGCGTCGAAGGTGTTTCGGTGAATGTCACCGGAACTGCTATCAAACAAGGTTATTGTGCCATTGGACTCAGGAGGTTTAGCGTCAAAGGTGTTTTGGTGACTAGAACGGCTTTCTGACATGACTAATGTGCCACTGGACAGAGAGGGAGGGTTAGAATCCAAGTTGTTGCAGCAACTGTTACTGGAGTTACTCTCTGGCATGGTTATTGTGCCATTTGTCTGAGAGGGGGGATTAGAATCTAAGGTGTTGTGGTGACTGTCATTTGAAGTGCTTTGGGACAAGGTTATTTTGTTGCTGGATTCAAGAAGTTTGGCATCGAATGTGTTATGGTGACTGTCATTAGAGCTATTTTCTGCCATGGTTACAATGCTATTGGACTGAGAGGCAGGATTTTTATCCAAGGTATTGTGATGACAATCTGTCGAACTGCTTTCAGACATTGCTGCTGTTCCTTTGGACGGAGAGGGAAATTtagcttcaaaagttctgcggTGACAGTCACTAGAACTGCTTTCCAACATCTTTCCGTCATCATTTTGAGGGCAGGTTATCTGGGATGGACATGAAGGCTTGGACGTTTTGTTGGTCGCTTCATCAAGATTCAAAGTTTCTACACGTTCTAAATTAGAGTCAACGGCTGCTTTCTGTGAACTGTTGTTAAATTGCATGTCAGACGCAGTTAAGTTAATAGTAAAGTTTATACTCTGCTGAGTAATGGAATCGAATGAGCATTCAGTAATGTCTGGTAAGCACTCATTATCCAACCAAAACATAGAAGCATTTGTATCCAAGTTGCGAGGTTGGCTGACACTTGCTTTGTTTTCCTCCATCCTTGGCGTCAGAGTGGGGTCGTTCGGGATTTCCACTACCCTAGCAGACTTTCTAACCAATGTCCTTTCAGTCAGAGGCGTTTTTGGCATGGTTTTAAGTAGAGATAAATCATTCTTAGTCTGATCCCTGTCAAAATCATGTGTGACATCAATGAGAGTAATATCTGGGAAGTATTCCTCATACAAATACTGCCTATTAGCTTGAACCGTTGCTCTGGGGGGTATGTTTTCTCTCATTTCCACCTTCTGATTTTCCACAACAGATGAAGAACACCCTGGTACCAAATCAGCCATAGTTAATCGCTTTCTGTTGGTTATGACAACTAGGCTGGAATTACCCAAACAGGACTGCTCTAATGGAATATACTTATTTTCAACGTGTCTGCAGCCTGTGGATTAAAAAACATTGCTTGAATTAGACAGTTTTTCATCACATTGCATAATCAAGTCACTGTTATTAATCATTTTCTTTGATGGAAATGGGTGTACACAACTGTCATTTTGGATAAAATTCAACCCATGTCAGAGTAAAATTTTGTTTATAATACATAGTACACgtacatcttatttttttttttttaaatcaagaaaaaGATATACTTTGTAACTCATTTTAGAAAGTGGAAACCCATGAATGATAAATTCTTTACACAgggtgaaatatttcaagaattTATTTCTTGCAAGGTGATGATTGTAACAATATTTTTTGGTTCCGTGTTGACATGGCATGTTAAAGTggaatgtgtatatatatata
The sequence above is a segment of the Phycodurus eques isolate BA_2022a chromosome 19, UOR_Pequ_1.1, whole genome shotgun sequence genome. Coding sequences within it:
- the LOC133417999 gene encoding nucleolar and coiled-body phosphoprotein 1-like, which codes for MADLVPGCSSSVVENQKVEMRENIPPRATVQANRQYLYEEYFPDITLIDVTHDFDRDQTKNDLSLLKTMPKTPLTERTLVRKSARVVEIPNDPTLTPRMEENKASVSQPRNLDTNASMFWLDNECLPDITECSFDSITQQSINFTINLTASDMQFNNSSQKAAVDSNLERVETLNLDEATNKTSKPSCPSQITCPQNDDGKMLESSSSDCHRRTFEAKFPSPSKGTAAMSESSSTDCHHNTLDKNPASQSNSIVTMAENSSNDSHHNTFDAKLLESSNKITLSQSTSNDSHHNTLDSNPPSQTNGTITMPESNSSNSCCNNLDSNPPSLSSGTLVMSESRSSHQNTFDAKPPESNGTITLFDSSSGDIHRNTFDAKPPKANGTISMSESRSSDGHHSTFDANGMRTMSISSSSDSQPHTKPPTEPSSTDANADAKVVEHLQGKFEASVCKAAASRPGQCEAKDNSQSQTFDQSVDPDDNSKAFYLDDIIDFTHENLCSSTPLTCGKMVPYAARPDKSKLLAAQERPYGDAASKPEVQMQPHVPPNITSGRKISLSQPAVKSLPPSSKAPSLLMKFKPTTLLPGRGEVPASGLPLSRQILTSTLQESSAVSSSSNLRATTTVSRLPKSGVGRPLLSGRPSSLPHLRQPSTRSSTLASSSADKKPSNAVVNIPQARKRDLSRDGQFIAKKKTKTGVPTSCSHVVAPAPSADATSTIKSLTQATQCQRAPTAKTSKDDATVSSRAGDAVTRTKKLKLPVMSQRTQLAISPGCAKCSVLEQQFKIQTEELQRLKEGCAKCSVLERHLKMQTEEVQRLKEELLRKQEEDV